In Corynebacterium frankenforstense DSM 45800, the DNA window CGATCAGGTTGCGCTCGGACTCCAGCGGGTTGCGCACGGTCACCGCCTGGCGGCGCGGGTCGTCGGCGGCCATGCCCCAGTCGTCGGCCTGGGTGCCGCGCATGAACGGGTCGGGAAGGACCTCGGTGTAGCCGGAGTAGGCCAGGGCGTGGCCGACGGCGCGGCGGCGGCGCTGGCGCGGGGAGAGCCCCCGGCCGCCGCGCGGGGTCGGCAGCACGGTCGGGATGTCCTCGAGGCCCTCGAGGCGCAGCACCTCCTCGACCAGGTCGACGCCCATCGACAGGTCACCGCGCCAGCTCGGGGCGGTCACGGTCAGGGTCTCGTCGCCGGTGACGGTGCAGCCGACCTCCTCGAGGCGGGCGACGACGGTCTCGCGGGCGTAGTCGACGCCGGCGATGCGCGCCGGCATGCCCGCGGGCATCTCGATGACGGTGGGCTCGGGCACCTCGCCGACGATCGTGCGCCGGGCGTCGACCTCGCCGCCGCCGAGGGTGGCCAGCAGGTGGGCGGCCAGGTCCAGGGCCGGCTCCACGAGCGCGGGGTCCACGCCGCGCTCGAAGCGGCGCGAGGACTCGCTGGACAGCTTGTGGCGCCGCGAGGTGCGCGCGACGGTCAGGGTGTGCCAGGTGGCGGCCTCGAGGTAGACCTCGGTGGTCTCGTCCGAGATCTCGGAGGTCGAGCCGCCCATCACGCCGGCCATCGACTGGATGCCGTTGTCGTCGCAGATGACGACGTCCTCGGCGGAGAGCTCACGGTCGACGTGGTCGAGGGTGGTCAGCTTCTCGCCGTCGGCGGCCAGGCGGATCTTCAGGTCGCCGGAGACGACGCCGGCGTCGAAGGCGTGCATCGGCTGGCCGAGCAGGAACATCACGTAGTTGGTCACGTCGGTGGCCAGGTTGACCGGGCGCGCGCCGCACAGCAGCAGCTCGCGCTGCATCCAGAACGGGCTCTGCACGGTCGGGTCGATGCCGGTGACCTTGCGCAGGCCGAAGCGCCGGGCGCGGGTGGCCGGGTCCAGCGAGATGTCCATCAGCCCGCCGGAGACCTCGGGCACGGTCGCGGAGACGTCGTGGCCGGCGGCCTCGGGGTGGGCGGCCAGGTCCTCGAAGGTGATGTCGAAGGCGCTGGCCAGCTCGCGGGTCAGGCCGCGCGCGGAGAGCGCGTAGCCGCGGTCCGGGGTGATGTTGACCTCGAAGACGGTGTCGTCGAGCCCCAGGACCGGGCGGGCGTCGTCGCCGGGGACGGCGCCGATGGCGTCGGTCGAGCGGCCGAGGTTGATGATGCCGGAGGTCTGCTGCTCGCACATGCCCAGCTCGGCGGCCGAGCAGATCATGCCGGCGGAGATGTGGTCGTAGGTCTTGCGCGCGGAGATCTCGAAGCCGCCGGGCAGCACGGCGCCGGGCAGCGAGACGGCGACGAGGTCGCCCTCGGCGAAGTTGCGCGCGCCGCAGATGATGCCCTGCTTCTCACCGGTGCCGTTGGCCTGGCCGACGTCGACCTGGCAGTAGCGGATCGGCTTCTTGAAGCCGGTCAGCTCCTCGATCTCGTCGACGCGGCCGACCACCAGCGGGCCGGTCGACTCGGGGATGGCGGAGTAGCCCTCGGTCTCGAAGCCGACGCGGACGAAGCCGCCGTCGAGCTCGGCGTCGCTCACCTCCCAGCCGGGGTTGGCGTGGTCGAGGATGCCGGTGAGCCAGTTCTGCGAGATGAACACGGGAGTTCGTGGAACCTTTCGGGGAAAGCGGGGGTGACGGGGCGTCGGAAAGCTTGGCGGCGGTTATGCGTGGACGCCGAAGGGCAGCGTGAAGCGCACGTCGCCCTCGACCATGTCGCGCATGTCGGACAGGCCGTTGCGGAACTGCAGGGTGCGCTCGAGGCCCATGCCGAAGGCGAAGCCGGTGTACTCCTCCGGGTCGACGCCCACGGCGCGCAGGACGTTGGGGTTGACCATGCCGCAGCCGCCCCACTCGATCCAGCCGGCGCCGCCCTTCTTGCCGGGGAACCAGACGTCGACCTCGGCGGAGGGCTCGGTGAACGGGAAGTAGTTGGTGCGCATGCGGGTGCGCGTCTCCGGGCCGAAGAGGACCTTGGCCAGGTGGTCCAGGGTGCCGCGCAGGTGGGCCATCGTCAGGCCCTTGTCGACGGCCAGACCCTCGACCTGGTGGAAGACCGGGGTGTGGGTGGCGTCGAGCTCGTCGGTGCGGAAGACGCGGCCCGGGCAGGCGATGTAGAGCGGCACGTCGCGCGAGAGCATCGTGCGCACCTGGACCGGGGAGGTGTGGGTGCGCATCAGCTGACCGGAGTCCTCGGTGCCGACGTAGAAGGTGTCCTGCAGGGTGCGCGCGGGGTGGTCCGGGATGAAGTTGAGGGCGTCGAAGTTGAAGTACTCGGCCTCGATCTCCGGGCCGTCCGCGATCTCCCAGCCCATGCCGAGGAAGATGTCCGCGATCTGCTCCGAGAGCGCGGTGATCGGGTGCAGCGCACCGGTCTGGCGGCGGGTGGTCGGCACGGTGACGTCGACGCGCTCGGCCGCGAGGACCTCGCGCACGCGGCGGGCCTCGAGCTCCTTCTTCACGCCGGCGTAGTGCTTCTCGACGCGACCACGTGCCTGGTTGACGATCTTGCCGGCGTTCTTGCGCTCGGTCTTGGGCAGCGAGCCGATCCCCTGGCGGGCCCGGGCGATCACGGAGGCGTCGCCCAGGTGGGTGCGACGGGCCTCGGCGAGATCCTCGAGCGAGTCGGCGGCGTCGAAGGCCGCCACGGCGGCCTCGGCGGCCGCGTTCATGGCCTCGTCGGTGATCTCCGGGACCTCAGCTGCCCCGTCCTTGTCTTGCGCCACGGCACTCCCCTGTTCTCGACGGAAAATAGATTGCGACGTAGACAGGGTACACCGCGGCGGACGCCGCTCTAGTCGACGGCCACCATGACGCTGGACGCCTTGATCACGGCGGTGGCCCGGGAGCCGACCTTCAGGCCGAGCTCGTGGACCGAGTCCATGGTGATCGACGAGGAGACGACGACGTCGGTGCCGTCGAGGCGGATCTTGACCACGGCGTTGACCGCGCCTTCCTCGATCTCGACGACCTCACCGGCGAGCTGGTTGCGGGCGGAAATACGCATGCTGGGGTCCTCCTTGGGTGAAACGACGGGTCCGGTCCGGGGCACGGCGCACCTGGCGCCGGGGACCGGCCGGCCCACTCTACCCCCGCTGCGCGCGGGCGGACTCCCACAGGCAGATCGAGGCGGCCGTGGCGAGGTTCAGCGACTCGGCGCGCCCGGCGATCGGGATGGCCACGCGGTGGTCGGCGGCCTCCTGCAGCTCGGCGGGCAGCCCGTGGGCCTCATTGCCGAAGAGCCAGGCGGTCGGGCGGGCGAAGAAGTCCGGCTCCGGCGGGGCGGCCAGGTCGACCTCGCCGTCGGCCGCGGTGGCCAGGATCTGCAGGCCCCGGGCACGCAGCGAGTCGAGCACCGCCCGCGGGTCGCGCTCGCGCACCACGGGCACGTGGAAGAGCGATCCGGCGGAGGCGCGCACCACCTTGCCGCCCTGCGGGTCGACGGAGTCGCCGGCGAAGACGACGGCGTCGGCGCCCAGGGCGTCGGCGACGCGGATGAGTGTGCCGGCGTTGCCGGGCTCGCGGGTCTCCACGGGCACCGAGACCAGCGTCGGGCCGGCGGCCAGGGCCTTCTTCAGCGGCCAGGTCACCGGGCGGCACACGGCGAAGACGCCGGTGGTGGTCACGGTCTCGGCCAGCGACTCGGCGGCGCGGTCGGTGACCGGGTGCAGGTAGACGCCGAGGTTGACCGCGGCGGAGAGCAGCTCGGCGAAGCGGGAGGCCGCGGCCTCGGTGACGAAGACGTCGGTGGCCGCACCGGTGGCCACGGCGGCCTCCACGGAGTTCTCCCCCTCCGCGAGGAAGACGCCGGCCTTGCGACGCGCCGCGGCACGGTGCAGCTTCGCCGCGTGCACCACGCGCGGGGTGCGCTCGGTCAGAGGCTCCGAGAAGTCGAGGTGGTCGGGGGTGCGCGGACTCATGAAAGCGGCCTTCCGGTGGCGACGTGGGCGTACATGCCCCAGACACGCACGCGGGCCCCGACGGGGCCCGTCCCCCACTCTACCGGCGGGGCGGAGCGCTGAGCACCGGCCAGGTCAGACCAGCGGGACGCCGTCCGCGTCGCGCCGGTAGTTCTCCGTCCCCGCGAGGATCATGATGCCCTCAGCCACTCCCCAGATCCACGTGATGGCGAGCAGGAGGTAACCGATGAAGATGAAGACCGTGATGTAACCGACGACGGTGATCGCCAACTGGGTGATCGCGCGTTCCTTGTGGCCGAGATAAAAGTTGTGCACGCCGAACTGGCCGAGGAAGATCCCGAGCAGCCCTGCGGCGAGCTGGTTCTTGGGGCCCTGGGCGAACCCGTTGAACGCCTGACCGTGCTGCTGCCCGTCGTAGGGGCGGCCGGCCTCGTAGCCGCCGTCCTCCCGGCCGAAGGGGTCGTCGGGCTCGTGGCGGCCGTTTCCGGGGTAGTTCGTCATCGTGGTGAACCTTTCGTTGCGGATACGGCGCACGGGGCCACCTGCGGCCGCGCGCGGCGTCGTCAATCTATTGCCCGCAAAGCATACGACCACCACGGTCGGGCCGCACCCGTATCGGCCCACCGACACCGAATCGCAACCCGGGACGGGAGAAAACCGCAGCGACCCCGAGGTGCACCTCCGTTGCAGCCCGCCCGACTCAGCTCAGCGGTCGACCCTGGGCGTCGACGCCGTAGCGCGCCTTGCGCATCAGAATGAGGATGAACTCGATAAAGGCCCAGATCTGGATGCCAGCGCAGACCGCGAGCCCCAGGAGCATGATCATTGACACCATGTAAACGGAACCCGCAGAGACATATGCGCCGGCTTCATGGTCCGCAACCATGGCGTCCGAGAAGAAAAAACTCACGAGCAGGACGATTGACGCCAGCGGGTACGCGACGATCTTGACCACACCGAGCTTCGTCTGACCGAGATAGAAGTTGTGCACACCAAGTGGTCCGAGGAAGAGCGCGAGCAGGGCCGCCGGAAGCATCGATTTTTCACTCGGCCCCGCGGCCATCGGCTGACCGGGGAAGCCTCCGGCGGGCTGCTGGCCGTAGCCCTGGTACCCGTAGGTGTTCTGCGGCGCGTAGTCCGGGTACGCCTGTCCCTGCTGCTGGTAGGCGGGCTGCTGCGGATAGACAGGCTGCTGCGGGTAGACAGGCTGCTGCCCCTGCTGCTGCCAACCGTCCTGCTGCTGCGACCAGCCCTCCGGCTGGCCGTAGCCCGGGTGGTTCTGCTCCCCGTGCCCGGGGTCGCCGGCGGGCTGACCCGCTGCGTTGTCGGCGTTCGTCATGGTGGTCTTCCTTTCACAGACAGCGTCGACGTCTGATGGCTCGCACGGAAAGTACGCGCTCAGATTACCGCCGCACCGGGCCCCGCGGTGCCCACCGGTGAGGACCAGTCCCCGCCGCAGAGGCCCCTCCCCGCTAACTCAGCCACAACCGGCACGCCCGAATCCAACGCGCCCGCCAGACACGGAAAACCCGCCGCACCGGAGACGGTGCGGCGGGTCATCTGTTCCGCGCGGACATGAACCGCGCGGGCTCCCGAGGGTCTTAGGCGACGGCCTTGGGGGCGTTGACGTCCTCCGGCAGGGCGGCCTTGGCGGCCTCGCACACGGCGGAGAAGGCGTCGAAGTCGCTGACGGCCAGCTCGGCCAGGATCTTGCGGTCGACGTCGATCTCGGCCAGGCGCAGGCCCTGGATCAGACGGTTGTAGGTGATGCCGTTCATGCGGGCGGCGGCGTTGATGCGCTGGATCCACAGCTTCCGGAACTCGCGCTTGCGGGCGCGACGATCGCGGTAGGAGTAGGTCATGGAGTGCAGCCACTGCTCCTTGGCCTTGCGGTAAAGGCGGGAGCGCTGACCGCGGTAGCCCTTCGCGGACTTGAGGATCTCGCGACGCTTCTTCTTGGCGTTCAGGGAGCGCTTGACACGTGCCACAGTGGAACTTCCTTACTTATTCATTCGGGGGATGAGTGTTTGGCGGCGGTTCTGACGCTTCGTGTCAGGCGCGGCCGAGGAGGCGCTTGACGCGCTTCTGGTCCGACTTGTGCACGTCCACGGTGCCCTTGAGCCGGCGGGTGCGCTTGGAGGGCTTGCTCTCCATCAGGTGGCGGCGGTTGACCTGCTCGCGACGCAGCTTGCCGGAGCCGGTGACCTTCACGCGCTTGGCCATCCCCTTGTGGGTCTTCTGCTTCATGGCTTCGTCCTCGTCAATCCCTGTTGCGGTTTACTTCTTCTTGTTGTTCTTCTTGCGAACCGGCCCGAAGACCATCGTCATGTTGCGGCCGTCCTGGCGCGGACGGGACTCGACGACGCCATACTCGGCGATGTCGTCGGCCAGCCGCTCCAGCAGGCGGTAGCCCAGCTCGGGGCGGGACTGCTCGCGACCGCGGAACATGATGGTCACCTTGACCTTGGAGCCCTTCTCGAGGAAGCGCACCACGTTGCCCTTTTTCGTCTCGTAATCGTGCTCGTCGATCTTGGGACGGAACTTCTGCTCTTTGACCACAGTCCGCTGCTGGTTCCGGCGAGCTTCACGGGCCTTCTGGTCCTGCTCGTACCGGTACTTTCCGTAGTCCATGATCTTGCAGACCGGGGGCTTCGCCTTGGGGGCCACCTCGACCAGGTCGAGGTCGGCGTCGTAGGCGAGCTTGCGGGCGTCGTCGGTACGGACGACGCCGACCTGCTCGCCGCTGGGTCCTACCAGGCGAACTTCGGGAACTCGGATTCGCTCATTGATGCGAGCTTCAGCGCTGATGTGTACTCCTCAAATAGCAGGGTAGATAGGGTCTGTACCGCGCCACTTGAGGGATCCCCCAACAAAAATCCTGCGCCACGCGGTGTGCGTGACACAGGAGATGCGTTGCGCTCCGCGACCCGGCACGCCGTGCCGCGGGGTGTGGACCTGTGACCAGCCGGTCGCCCGGCGGCTGAAGGTGGGATGATCTCCTCTTGTGGCCCAGGACCGTCGGGTGGACGGTCTCGGGCGGTAGTGGCACGTATGTTACATGCACCGCCGTGCGGGTCCAAATCGGCGCGCGTGGCGCGCCCCCTCGATTTCCGACGCCCGCGCCTACCGCGCGCGCAGCGCCACCACCGCGCCCGTGTCGTTGCGGCAGTCCATCGCCCCGTTTCCGGCCGCGGTGCACTGCATGGTGTAGCTCTCGCCGGTCACGGGGCTGACGGCCTCGAACTGGGTCGTGTTCCCGGAGCCGGCGCGCAGCGCGACGTTCTGGGCGAACGGGCAGCTGGTCGCCTCCGAGGCGGCGTAGACGGACCAGCGCCCGCTGGCACCACAGGATCGCGCGCCCTCCGGTGCCGGCGCCGGCTCTTCGCTGGTGGAGCTCGAGGTGGTCGGCTCGGAGCTCGAGCTCGACGTGGTCGTGGTGCTGCTCGAGCTGGTCGTCGAGGACCGTGTGGTCGAGCTCGGCGGCGTCGAGGTCGTGGCCGTGGTCCGGCTGGTGGTGGTCAGCGACCGGCTGCTGGAGGTCTCCGGGGCCGCGGCACGCTCCTCGTGCGAGCGGTTCGGGCCGATGAAGACGACGTAGAGGAAGGCACCGAGGATCATCACGCAGACGAGCAGGGCCGCGAAGATCGCCACGGCGGCCCAGGGGTGGCGCTCGTCGGCACGCGGCACGCGGTAGGAGTCGCGCGTGCCCGAGTAGTAGCGCGGCTCGCCGCGTCGGGGCGCGGCCTCGCGGCCGTCGTCGTCGATGCGCGGCAGGTCGGCGGTGTCGTCGTCGCGGGGTTCCATGGTCCGCGTGATCCTCCGGTCTCTCGGACGTGACGGTGGTCGACCGCCAGGTGAAATCGGTCCCATCTTAACCGCACCACCCCACGCCCCGGATTCCCCGGTTCGCCGCGACGACGGGGCTTGTCCCCGGCCACTAAACTTTGGCCCATGACACCACCGCCGAAGACCAGCGGCTCCGCGGCCGACGGGGGTCCGCACCGCGCAGAGATCGCCGACATGGTGCGCCGGCTCGTCGAGCTCAACGCCGAGACCGCCCGCCTCAGCGACGAGCTGCTGGCCCGCCTGGACGTCACGGGGCCGGGCGCCGCGAAAACGGACGCCGCGGTCGAGGACGCGCGGACCGTCCGCCACGACGCCCCCGCGACGGACGTTCAGCACGCGTGGGCGGCGGAGCGTCCCGCGGGGCACGCCGTCTCGTCCGGACCCGCTCTGGCGTCCGGGCCTACCGTGCCGCCGTGGCTGCACGAGGCCCGGGAGCCGGCGCAACCGCCGAAGCCGCCGCTGAGCACGGAGCAGATCGTCATGCGGGTCGCCGCGGTCGCCGGCGGCCTCATCGTGGTCGTCGGCCTGGTGCTGCTGCTCGCGCTCGCGATCCAGCGCGGCTGGCTCGGACCGCTGGGCCGCGTCATCCTCGCCTACGCCGCCGCGCTGGCCCTGCTGCCCGCCGCCGTCGCCCTCGACCGTCGCCGCCGCGACGGCTCCGCCGAGACGGCCGTCGCGGCGCTGTCCATCACCTCTTACGCCGGCGTGCAGGTCACCACGCTCGGGGTGCTGGCCTGGCTGAACTGGTGGCCGACCGTCGTCGGCGCGCTGATCGCGGTGGTCACCTTCGTCGCCTACCTGGTCCTGGGCCTGCTGCTGGGCTGGCACCGCCTGCTCTGCGCGATGGCGATGATCGCTCCGCCGGTCACCTGGGTCCTCGGCGACGCCGGCAATCTCCTGCTGCCCCTCCTGTGGCTCCAGGGCGGAGCGCTCTTCCTCGCAGCCGTCCTCGTCCCCCGCTTCGACCGGCACCTGCGCGCCGTCGCCGCGCTCTCGGCCGTGCTGTGCCTGGCTCCCCTGCGCTCCGCCACCACCGACCTCCTCTACCCCGCCTGGGTGCCGGTGACCGTCCTCCTCGGCCTCGCCATGGCCTTCCTGATGCTGCGCCGCCCGCCGGCCGCCGCCCAGGGCGGGGCCACCGGGATGTCCGCCTGGTGGTTCTCCGCACCCGTGATCCTGCTGGTGATGGCGCTGACCCCGCCGGGGGCCCGGGTCCCCTCGGCTCTCGTAGCGCTCACCGCGCTGGTGCCGGGCGCCCTCCTCGGGGTCCATCTCCTCGCCCGGCCGTCCCTGCCGACGCGCCACGCCTTCCTGCTGGGCGTGACCACGCTGGTGCTGATCCCCCTGACCACGGCCGTCGTCGCCCACAACCTCGCGGACCTCGGCTTCTCCCCGCTGGACAGGCCGCTGGCCGACGGCCTGCGCGACCTCTGCGTCCACCTGGTCGTCGCCGCGTGCGCGGTGCTGGCCGCGCGCACCTTCCCCGTCTACCCGCCGGCGCCGCGCCCGGAGCACGACCCGGAGGGCAGGCACCTCGCCGGGTCGATTCCCTGGTGGGTCTGGCTCGCGCTGGTCGTCCTGCTCGCCGCCGCCCCGACGGCCGACGCGCTCAACCCCCTGCGCCCGGACCGCCTCGGCGACGCCTACCACGTGCTCTCGGCGCTCGGACTGATCGTGGTCATCGTCGCCGTGCTCACCCACGCGCGCAGGCTCTCCGGCCTGCCGGTGGCGATCCGCTGGGTCGCCGCCCTCGTCGCCCTGGGGCTGACCGTGACCGTGACCGTCACCCTCGTCTGCGCCACCGTCTTCGCCGTCGCCCCCGCCGCGGCCGGCACGGCCTTCCTGGTCACCCACGGCCTGGTCTCGGTGGCGTGGATGGCCTTCGGCGCCTGGGTCCTGGTCACCGGCGCCCGCATGCCCGACAACGTCTCGCTGGCCGTCGGCGGCACCATCGCCGGCGCCGCGGTGGTCAAGCTCGTCGTCTACGACCTCTCCGCGATGAGCGGGCTGCCGCGGGCCTTCGCCTTCATCGTCTGCGGCCTGATCCTCCTCGGCGTGGTGGCGCTGCGCCGCAGCTACGCCGGGCGCCGCAGCGCCGGAGACCCCGAGGCCGCACACCCCGCCGCGGCGCAGCGCGCCACGGGGTGGGGCGCACCCACGCCGACCGCCGGGACGTCGGCAATCGAGGCGGGCGAGGCGGGCGAGGCGGAGCCGAAGTCCGGGTGGGGCACTCCCCCGCGCGGCTGATCCCCGCAACTGATCCCCCACCCCGGTCGGCGCCCCCACGCCGGCCGGCGGCCTCAGTTCCTCGCTTTCCTCTTAACGCCGAGGACGTCGGCGAGGAACTTGCCGGTGTAGGAGCCCTCGACCTCGGCCACCTGCTCCGGGGTACCCTGCGCGACGACGGTGCCGCCGCCGTCGCCGCCCTCGGGGCCCATGTCGATGATCCAGTCCGCGGACTTGATCACGTCGAGGTTGTGCTCGATGACCACGACCGAGTTGCCCTTGTCCACCAGCTCCTGGATGACCAGCAGCAGCTTGCGGATGTCCTCGAAGTGCAGGCCCGTGGTCGGCTCGTCGAGGATGTAGATGGTGCGGCCGTTGGAGCGCTTCTGCAGCTCGGCGGCGAGCTTGACGCGCTGCGCCTCGCCGCCCGAGAGCGTCGTGGCCGCCTGGCCGAGGCGCACGTAGCCCAGGCCGACGTCGACGAGCGTGTTGAGGTAGCGGTGAATCGAGGTGATCGACTCGAAGAAGCCGGCGGCCTCGTCGATGGGCATGTCGAGGACCTCGGCGATGTTCTTGCCCTTGTAGGTGACCTCGAGGGTCTCGCGGTTGTAGCGGGCGCCGTGGCAGACCTCGCAGGGCACGTAGACGTCCGGCAGGAAGTTCATCTCGATCTTGATCGTGCCGTCGCCGTGGCAGGCCTCGCAGCGGCCGCCCTTGACGTTGAAGGAGAACCGGCCCGGCTTGTAGCCGCGCACCTTCGCCTCC includes these proteins:
- a CDS encoding TrmH family RNA methyltransferase — translated: MSPRTPDHLDFSEPLTERTPRVVHAAKLHRAAARRKAGVFLAEGENSVEAAVATGAATDVFVTEAAASRFAELLSAAVNLGVYLHPVTDRAAESLAETVTTTGVFAVCRPVTWPLKKALAAGPTLVSVPVETREPGNAGTLIRVADALGADAVVFAGDSVDPQGGKVVRASAGSLFHVPVVRERDPRAVLDSLRARGLQILATAADGEVDLAAPPEPDFFARPTAWLFGNEAHGLPAELQEAADHRVAIPIAGRAESLNLATAASICLWESARAQRG
- the rpmI gene encoding 50S ribosomal protein L35; this encodes MKQKTHKGMAKRVKVTGSGKLRREQVNRRHLMESKPSKRTRRLKGTVDVHKSDQKRVKRLLGRA
- the pheT gene encoding phenylalanine--tRNA ligase subunit beta is translated as MFISQNWLTGILDHANPGWEVSDAELDGGFVRVGFETEGYSAIPESTGPLVVGRVDEIEELTGFKKPIRYCQVDVGQANGTGEKQGIICGARNFAEGDLVAVSLPGAVLPGGFEISARKTYDHISAGMICSAAELGMCEQQTSGIINLGRSTDAIGAVPGDDARPVLGLDDTVFEVNITPDRGYALSARGLTRELASAFDITFEDLAAHPEAAGHDVSATVPEVSGGLMDISLDPATRARRFGLRKVTGIDPTVQSPFWMQRELLLCGARPVNLATDVTNYVMFLLGQPMHAFDAGVVSGDLKIRLAADGEKLTTLDHVDRELSAEDVVICDDNGIQSMAGVMGGSTSEISDETTEVYLEAATWHTLTVARTSRRHKLSSESSRRFERGVDPALVEPALDLAAHLLATLGGGEVDARRTIVGEVPEPTVIEMPAGMPARIAGVDYARETVVARLEEVGCTVTGDETLTVTAPSWRGDLSMGVDLVEEVLRLEGLEDIPTVLPTPRGGRGLSPRQRRRRAVGHALAYSGYTEVLPDPFMRGTQADDWGMAADDPRRQAVTVRNPLESERNLIATTLIPGLLDAVARNVARGRVDLQVFGLQQVSFARAEHTPMLDVSHRPSDAEVTQVLDSLPAQPLHVAAVGVGELDTTGTWGAGRAYGWADAVEAARTVARTAGVELEVANAEYLPYHPGRCAELRVAGEVVGHAGELHPQLLEAAGLPARTCAMEINLDALPATGELPAPVLSAFPLLHQDIALVVAEDTPAEDVRRVIVEGAGPLLEEAVLFDVFRGERLGEGLKSLAFSLHFRAADRTLTDEEANEARLAAAALAKERLGAELRA
- a CDS encoding NINE protein, with amino-acid sequence MTNADNAAGQPAGDPGHGEQNHPGYGQPEGWSQQQDGWQQQGQQPVYPQQPVYPQQPAYQQQGQAYPDYAPQNTYGYQGYGQQPAGGFPGQPMAAGPSEKSMLPAALLALFLGPLGVHNFYLGQTKLGVVKIVAYPLASIVLLVSFFFSDAMVADHEAGAYVSAGSVYMVSMIMLLGLAVCAGIQIWAFIEFILILMRKARYGVDAQGRPLS
- the infC gene encoding translation initiation factor IF-3, with amino-acid sequence MSAEARINERIRVPEVRLVGPSGEQVGVVRTDDARKLAYDADLDLVEVAPKAKPPVCKIMDYGKYRYEQDQKAREARRNQQRTVVKEQKFRPKIDEHDYETKKGNVVRFLEKGSKVKVTIMFRGREQSRPELGYRLLERLADDIAEYGVVESRPRQDGRNMTMVFGPVRKKNNKKK
- a CDS encoding TOBE domain-containing protein; its protein translation is MRISARNQLAGEVVEIEEGAVNAVVKIRLDGTDVVVSSSITMDSVHELGLKVGSRATAVIKASSVMVAVD
- a CDS encoding TM2 domain-containing protein — its product is MTNYPGNGRHEPDDPFGREDGGYEAGRPYDGQQHGQAFNGFAQGPKNQLAAGLLGIFLGQFGVHNFYLGHKERAITQLAITVVGYITVFIFIGYLLLAITWIWGVAEGIMILAGTENYRRDADGVPLV
- the rplT gene encoding 50S ribosomal protein L20 codes for the protein MARVKRSLNAKKKRREILKSAKGYRGQRSRLYRKAKEQWLHSMTYSYRDRRARKREFRKLWIQRINAAARMNGITYNRLIQGLRLAEIDVDRKILAELAVSDFDAFSAVCEAAKAALPEDVNAPKAVA
- the pheS gene encoding phenylalanine--tRNA ligase subunit alpha — protein: MNAAAEAAVAAFDAADSLEDLAEARRTHLGDASVIARARQGIGSLPKTERKNAGKIVNQARGRVEKHYAGVKKELEARRVREVLAAERVDVTVPTTRRQTGALHPITALSEQIADIFLGMGWEIADGPEIEAEYFNFDALNFIPDHPARTLQDTFYVGTEDSGQLMRTHTSPVQVRTMLSRDVPLYIACPGRVFRTDELDATHTPVFHQVEGLAVDKGLTMAHLRGTLDHLAKVLFGPETRTRMRTNYFPFTEPSAEVDVWFPGKKGGAGWIEWGGCGMVNPNVLRAVGVDPEEYTGFAFGMGLERTLQFRNGLSDMRDMVEGDVRFTLPFGVHA